In Luteimonas sp. MC1750, the following proteins share a genomic window:
- a CDS encoding PilZ domain-containing protein, which produces MSATGGGARQGILSLAVKDKAQLYAAYMPYLKHGGIFVPTTRRYFIGDEVFVLLTLPESSERLPAAGKVVWVTPPGAQGNRTAGIGVQFADTAEGENVKGKIETLLAGSLNADKATHTM; this is translated from the coding sequence ATGAGTGCAACAGGCGGCGGCGCACGGCAGGGCATCCTGTCGCTGGCGGTCAAGGACAAGGCCCAGCTGTATGCGGCCTACATGCCCTACCTGAAGCACGGCGGCATCTTCGTGCCGACCACCCGGCGCTACTTCATCGGCGACGAGGTCTTCGTCCTGCTCACGCTGCCCGAGTCGAGCGAGCGCCTGCCGGCCGCCGGCAAGGTGGTCTGGGTGACCCCGCCCGGTGCCCAGGGCAACCGCACCGCCGGCATCGGCGTGCAGTTCGCTGACACGGCCGAGGGCGAAAACGTGAAGGGAAAGATCGAGACCCTGCTCGCCGGCTCGCTGAACGCGGACAAGGCCACGCACACGATGTAG
- the lepA gene encoding translation elongation factor 4, with translation MRNIRNFSIIAHVDHGKSTLADRIIQLCGGLTAREMEAQVLDNNPIERERGITIKAQSVSVPYTARNGQTYHLNFIDTPGHVDFSYEVSRSLAACEGALLVVDAAQGVEAQSVANCYTAVEQGLEVVPVLNKIDLPTADIERAKAEIEAVIGIDATDAVAVSAKTGLNVEEVLEAIVHRIPPPVPRDTDKLQALIIDSWFDNYLGVVSLVRVMQGEIKAGAKMLVMSTGRTHQVDKVGVFTPKRKETAALRAGEVGWINASIKDVHGAPVGDTLTLANDPAPHPLPGFQEMQPRVFSGLFPVDADDYPDLREALEKLRLNDAALRFEPESSEAMGFGFRCGFLGMLHMEIVQERLEREYDLNLISTAPTVVYEVLMTDGEVMSLDNPAKLPPTNKIEEVREPIIRANILTPPDYVGNVITLCEEKRGSQVGIQYLGSQVQISYELPMAEVVLDFFDRLKSVSRGYASLDYHFVRFEAGPFVRVDTLINGDKVDALSIIVHRSHADRRGRDLTDKMKELIPRQQFDVAIQAAIGSQIIARSSVKALRKNVLAKCYGGDISRKKKLLEKQKEGKKRMKQVGRVEIPQEAFLAVLQVDNK, from the coding sequence ATGCGGAACATCCGCAACTTCTCCATCATCGCGCACGTCGACCACGGCAAGTCGACGCTTGCCGACCGCATCATCCAGCTCTGCGGCGGCCTGACCGCGCGCGAGATGGAAGCGCAGGTGCTCGACAACAACCCGATCGAGCGCGAGCGCGGGATCACCATCAAGGCGCAGTCGGTGTCGGTGCCCTATACCGCGCGCAACGGCCAGACCTACCACCTCAACTTCATCGACACCCCCGGGCATGTCGACTTCAGCTACGAGGTCAGCCGCTCGCTGGCCGCCTGCGAGGGCGCGCTGCTGGTGGTCGATGCCGCGCAGGGCGTGGAGGCGCAGTCGGTCGCCAACTGCTACACCGCGGTGGAGCAGGGCCTGGAAGTCGTGCCGGTGCTCAACAAGATCGACCTGCCCACCGCTGACATCGAGCGCGCCAAGGCCGAGATCGAGGCGGTGATCGGCATCGACGCCACCGACGCGGTGGCGGTCAGCGCCAAGACCGGGCTCAACGTCGAGGAGGTGCTCGAAGCCATCGTGCACCGCATCCCGCCGCCCGTGCCGCGCGACACCGACAAGCTGCAGGCGCTGATCATCGACTCCTGGTTCGACAACTACCTGGGCGTGGTCTCGCTGGTGCGCGTGATGCAGGGCGAGATCAAGGCCGGCGCCAAGATGCTGGTGATGTCGACCGGGCGCACCCACCAGGTCGACAAGGTCGGCGTGTTCACGCCCAAGCGCAAGGAAACCGCGGCGCTGCGCGCCGGCGAGGTGGGCTGGATCAACGCCTCGATCAAGGACGTGCACGGCGCGCCGGTCGGCGACACGCTCACGCTCGCCAACGATCCCGCGCCGCACCCGTTGCCGGGCTTCCAGGAGATGCAGCCGCGCGTGTTCTCGGGCCTGTTCCCGGTCGACGCCGACGACTACCCGGACCTGCGCGAAGCGCTGGAAAAGCTCCGCCTCAACGATGCCGCGCTGCGCTTCGAGCCCGAGAGCTCCGAGGCCATGGGATTCGGCTTTCGCTGCGGCTTCCTCGGCATGCTGCACATGGAGATCGTGCAGGAGCGCCTGGAGCGCGAGTACGACCTCAACCTCATCAGCACCGCGCCGACGGTGGTCTACGAAGTGCTGATGACCGATGGCGAGGTCATGTCGCTGGACAACCCGGCGAAGCTTCCGCCCACCAACAAGATCGAGGAAGTGCGCGAGCCGATCATCCGCGCCAACATCCTCACGCCGCCGGACTACGTCGGCAACGTGATCACCCTCTGCGAAGAGAAGCGCGGCAGCCAGGTCGGCATCCAGTACCTGGGCAGCCAGGTGCAGATCAGCTACGAGCTGCCGATGGCGGAAGTCGTGCTGGACTTCTTCGACCGCCTGAAGTCGGTGTCGCGCGGCTATGCCTCGCTCGACTACCACTTCGTACGCTTCGAGGCCGGCCCCTTCGTGCGCGTGGACACGCTGATCAACGGCGACAAGGTCGATGCGCTGTCGATCATCGTCCACCGCAGCCACGCCGACCGCCGTGGCCGCGATCTGACCGACAAGATGAAGGAACTGATCCCGCGCCAGCAGTTCGACGTCGCGATCCAGGCCGCCATCGGCTCGCAGATCATCGCCCGCAGCTCGGTCAAGGCGCTGCGCAAGAACGTGCTGGCCAAGTGCTACGGCGGCGACATCAGCCGCAAGAAGAAGCTCCTGGAGAAGCAGAAGGAAGGCAAGAAGCGCATGAAGCAGGTTGGCCGGGTGGAGATCCCGCAGGAGGCCTTCCTCGCCGTGCTCCAGGTGGACAACAAGTGA
- a CDS encoding Do family serine endopeptidase, with translation MKSPVFAVALVALTAAGTAAVVLPAATAQSSQGQATSAAPAVPLVTGLPDFTRLVDRVAPAVVNIEVTVGPRGNRQAQQQLPDDMPEFFRRFFGPGSPFPGTPQDPGGRGGLSMGSGFLVSADGYVITNHHVVDGATAVRVTLPDRRGFDADVVGSDEQSDVAVLKIDASGLPFLRAGRANDVKPGQWAVAIGSPFGLDQSVTAGIVSAVGRANQYANQRYVPFIQTDVAINRGNSGGPLLNTSGEVIGINSQIFSNSGGYMGVSFAIPIDVVMNVADQLKATGQVRRGQMGVQVQEIRADAAQGLGLPDTRGALVADVVAGGAAAKAGIERGDVIREVDGVAISQSSDLPPMIGAKAPGSRVAVKIWREGRTRDVTVTLSELDEGLAAGPRAPSTGAPAARSSNPLGVVGSELSAEQRRRLDLKPDEGVAVARVEGLAARSAGIQPGDVILQVGRANVATPAELDRELGKAKAGETVMLLVRNRSGGTQFIAVTPRDESK, from the coding sequence ATGAAATCCCCCGTCTTCGCCGTCGCCCTCGTGGCCCTCACCGCGGCCGGCACCGCCGCCGTGGTGCTGCCCGCCGCCACCGCCCAGTCCTCGCAGGGACAGGCCACCAGCGCCGCGCCCGCGGTCCCGCTGGTCACCGGACTTCCCGATTTCACCCGCCTGGTCGACCGCGTCGCCCCGGCCGTGGTGAACATCGAGGTCACCGTCGGTCCGCGCGGCAACCGCCAGGCGCAGCAGCAACTGCCCGACGACATGCCGGAGTTCTTCCGCCGCTTCTTCGGCCCGGGCTCACCGTTCCCGGGCACGCCGCAGGACCCGGGCGGCCGCGGCGGCCTGTCCATGGGCAGCGGGTTCCTGGTTTCGGCCGACGGCTACGTGATCACCAACCACCACGTGGTCGACGGTGCCACCGCGGTGCGGGTCACGCTGCCTGACCGCCGCGGCTTCGATGCGGACGTGGTGGGCAGCGACGAGCAGTCCGACGTCGCCGTGCTCAAGATCGACGCCAGCGGCCTGCCATTTCTGCGCGCCGGCCGGGCCAATGACGTGAAGCCGGGCCAGTGGGCGGTCGCGATCGGCTCGCCCTTCGGCCTCGACCAGTCGGTCACCGCCGGCATCGTCAGCGCCGTGGGTCGTGCCAACCAGTATGCGAACCAGCGCTACGTGCCTTTCATCCAGACCGACGTCGCGATCAACCGCGGCAACTCCGGTGGCCCGCTGCTCAACACCAGCGGCGAGGTGATCGGCATCAACTCGCAGATCTTCTCGAACTCCGGCGGCTACATGGGCGTGAGCTTCGCGATCCCGATCGACGTGGTGATGAACGTCGCCGACCAGCTCAAGGCCACCGGCCAGGTGCGCCGCGGGCAGATGGGCGTGCAGGTGCAGGAGATCCGTGCCGATGCCGCCCAGGGTCTCGGCCTGCCCGACACCCGCGGGGCCCTGGTGGCCGACGTGGTGGCGGGCGGCGCGGCGGCCAAGGCCGGCATCGAGCGCGGTGACGTGATCCGCGAGGTCGACGGCGTGGCCATCAGCCAGTCCAGCGACCTGCCGCCGATGATCGGCGCCAAGGCGCCGGGCAGCCGGGTCGCGGTGAAGATCTGGCGCGAGGGCCGGACCCGCGACGTCACGGTCACGCTGAGCGAGCTGGACGAGGGCCTGGCGGCCGGTCCGCGCGCCCCGTCCACCGGCGCGCCGGCGGCCAGGTCGAGCAATCCCCTGGGTGTGGTCGGCAGCGAGCTCAGCGCCGAGCAGCGCCGCCGCCTCGACCTCAAGCCGGATGAAGGGGTGGCGGTGGCCCGCGTCGAGGGCCTGGCGGCGCGCAGCGCCGGCATCCAGCCGGGTGACGTGATCCTGCAGGTCGGCCGCGCCAACGTGGCGACCCCCGCCGAGCTCGACCGCGAACTCGGCAAGGCCAAGGCCGGCGAGACCGTGATGTTGCTGGTGCGCAACCGCAGCGGCGGCACGCAGTTCATCGCGGTCACGCCGCGCGACGAGTCGAAGTAG
- a CDS encoding sigma-E factor negative regulatory protein, translated as MSHHNDDIDIEFPQVAPDRLYAHNRRQLSAMLDGELSPDQARFMLRRLQHDTELAACWERWQVCGDVLRGRGHALLPADFSRRVADAIATPAGDSGAATAAAAARVQRRGHRLLRWGGGALAASVALVSLFMARQIPDPQGPEIVEAAAAARPAPDQVDATRLAEVAETVVTPASPTRAPAEAIDAAALLAATAPAVVAVAEVPRRATGRASTRSQVQRAALRRGQGADPPARTAVAAAPPLAPPMSASQAPVLSASLPVLAAGSSAHVTPEGEALFGGPAAEARPWPRAVLPGLSRGQPFAAGYGLPQAEAFAPFQPRLGVDRASPARPAMPPSGAVGTGAEEADPAAGPLPGGTD; from the coding sequence ATGAGCCACCACAACGACGACATCGACATCGAATTCCCGCAGGTCGCGCCCGACCGGCTGTACGCCCACAACCGCCGGCAGCTGTCGGCGATGCTGGACGGCGAACTGTCCCCCGACCAGGCGCGCTTCATGCTGCGCCGGCTGCAGCACGACACCGAGCTCGCCGCGTGCTGGGAGCGCTGGCAGGTCTGCGGCGACGTGCTGCGCGGGCGCGGCCACGCGCTGCTGCCGGCGGACTTCTCCAGGCGGGTGGCCGATGCGATCGCCACGCCGGCAGGCGACAGCGGCGCGGCGACCGCGGCCGCGGCGGCCCGGGTGCAGCGCCGCGGGCATCGGCTGCTGCGCTGGGGTGGTGGCGCGCTGGCCGCTTCGGTGGCCCTCGTGTCGCTGTTCATGGCGCGGCAGATCCCGGATCCGCAGGGGCCGGAGATCGTCGAAGCCGCCGCCGCGGCGCGTCCGGCCCCCGACCAGGTGGATGCGACCCGCCTTGCCGAGGTCGCGGAGACGGTGGTGACGCCGGCATCCCCGACCCGGGCGCCTGCGGAGGCCATTGACGCGGCCGCGCTGCTGGCGGCAACGGCGCCGGCGGTGGTGGCAGTCGCCGAGGTGCCGCGCCGTGCGACCGGACGCGCCAGCACGCGCAGCCAGGTCCAGCGCGCGGCACTGCGGCGCGGCCAGGGCGCCGATCCGCCGGCACGCACCGCGGTGGCCGCGGCTCCCCCGTTGGCACCGCCGATGTCCGCGAGCCAGGCCCCCGTCCTCTCGGCCAGCCTGCCCGTGCTGGCCGCAGGGTCGTCCGCGCATGTCACGCCGGAGGGCGAGGCGCTGTTCGGCGGACCGGCCGCGGAGGCGCGGCCCTGGCCGCGCGCGGTGCTGCCGGGCCTGTCGCGTGGCCAGCCGTTCGCCGCCGGCTACGGCCTGCCGCAGGCCGAGGCATTCGCCCCGTTCCAGCCGCGCCTGGGCGTCGACCGTGCGTCGCCCGCCCGCCCGGCGATGCCGCCGTCCGGAGCGGTAGGCACCGGGGCGGAAGAGGCGGATCCCGCCGCCGGCCCGCTGCCGGGCGGGACCGACTGA
- the rpoE gene encoding RNA polymerase sigma factor RpoE produces MAEIDSSPPDQELVRRVQAGDMAAFDLLVRKYQHRVAALVGRYVRDWSECQDVAQETFIRAYRAIGSFRGDAQFYTWLHRIAVNTAKNHLVAGNRRPPTDDIDPDDAEHFDVATGLRDHDTPERELMRQQMEQTVLRAVQALPEELRTAITLREVEGLSYEDIATRMDCPIGTVRSRIFRAREAIDLELKPLMEPESAPERAAR; encoded by the coding sequence ATGGCCGAGATCGACAGCAGTCCGCCAGATCAGGAACTCGTGCGCCGCGTGCAGGCGGGCGACATGGCCGCCTTCGACCTACTGGTGCGCAAGTACCAGCACCGCGTGGCGGCGCTGGTCGGCCGCTACGTCCGGGACTGGAGCGAATGCCAGGACGTCGCGCAGGAGACCTTCATCCGTGCCTACCGCGCGATCGGCAGCTTCCGCGGCGACGCCCAGTTCTACACCTGGCTGCACCGGATCGCGGTCAACACCGCGAAGAACCACCTGGTGGCGGGCAACCGCCGTCCGCCGACCGACGATATCGATCCGGACGATGCCGAGCACTTCGACGTCGCCACCGGCCTGCGCGACCACGACACGCCCGAGCGCGAGCTGATGCGCCAGCAGATGGAACAAACGGTGCTGCGCGCGGTCCAAGCCCTGCCCGAGGAGCTGCGCACGGCCATCACCCTGCGCGAGGTCGAAGGGCTGAGCTACGAGGACATCGCCACGCGCATGGACTGTCCGATCGGGACCGTCCGCTCCCGGATCTTCCGGGCCCGCGAGGCGATCGACCTGGAACTCAAGCCGCTGATGGAACCCGAGTCCGCGCCCGAACGCGCGGCGCGATGA
- a CDS encoding 3-hydroxyacyl-CoA dehydrogenase NAD-binding domain-containing protein codes for MIAGLDGLRFSHWHAEQRPDGVVLLTFDRGGESVNTFAQDVLVELDTLLERLALDPPRALVLRSGKAKGFIAGADIREFAEFDARGTIGDSIRRGQQVFQRLAELPCPTVAAIHGFCMGGGTEIALACRYRVASSDPSTRIGLPEVKLGIYPGWGGSVRLPRLVGTPAAMDMMLTGRTLSASAAKAIGLVDRVAEPAGLLDAAVDVALKGVERPVRQRFMGWATNTWLARQLLAPMLVKQVARKARREHYPAPYALIETWRRTGGGIQARLAAERKSVVKLAGTPTARNLTRVFFLQERLKGLGAAAPGSAGGKPAAGGIQRVHVVGAGVMGGDIAAWSALKGFEVTLQDREQAYIDTAMARAQELFAKKVKVDAKRPEVVARLKSDLAGAGVAEADLVIEAIIEQPQAKRSLYAGVEPQLKAGALLTTNTSSIPLDDLRTGLARPAQFAGLHYFNPVALMPLVEIVRHDGMDPDTEHRLAAFCKAIDKLPVPVAGTPGFLVNRLLFPYMLEASTAYSEGIPGAVIDRAAVKFGMPMGPIELIDTVGLDVAAGVGAELAPFLGLPIPASLSTPPEAGRRGKKDGQGLYTWEDGKPKKPEVPKDYTAPADLEDRLILPLVNEAVAALHEGVVADGDLLDAGVIFGTGFAPFRGGPIQYVRETGVEAVLLRLKALQAVHGDRFAPRPGWDSPALRR; via the coding sequence ATGATTGCTGGACTCGATGGTCTGCGCTTCAGCCACTGGCACGCCGAGCAGCGCCCTGACGGCGTCGTCCTGCTGACGTTCGACCGCGGCGGGGAGTCGGTCAACACCTTTGCCCAGGACGTCCTGGTCGAACTCGACACCCTGCTCGAGCGCCTGGCCCTCGACCCGCCCAGGGCGCTGGTGCTGCGCTCGGGCAAGGCCAAGGGCTTCATCGCCGGGGCCGACATCCGCGAGTTCGCCGAGTTCGACGCCCGCGGCACGATCGGCGATTCCATCCGCCGCGGCCAGCAGGTGTTCCAGCGGCTGGCCGAGCTGCCCTGCCCGACCGTCGCGGCCATCCACGGCTTCTGCATGGGCGGCGGCACCGAGATCGCGCTGGCCTGCCGCTACCGCGTCGCCAGCTCCGATCCCTCCACGCGCATCGGCCTGCCCGAGGTGAAGCTGGGCATCTATCCGGGCTGGGGCGGCAGCGTGCGCCTGCCTCGCCTGGTCGGCACGCCCGCGGCCATGGACATGATGCTGACTGGCCGCACCCTGTCGGCGTCGGCCGCGAAGGCGATCGGCCTGGTCGACCGCGTGGCCGAGCCGGCGGGCCTGCTCGACGCGGCGGTGGATGTCGCCCTCAAGGGCGTCGAGCGGCCCGTCCGGCAGCGCTTCATGGGCTGGGCGACGAACACCTGGCTTGCGCGCCAGCTGCTGGCACCGATGCTGGTCAAGCAGGTCGCGCGCAAGGCCCGGCGGGAACACTATCCGGCGCCCTACGCGCTGATCGAGACCTGGCGCCGCACCGGCGGTGGCATCCAGGCCCGCCTGGCCGCCGAGCGCAAGTCGGTGGTGAAGCTGGCCGGCACCCCGACCGCGCGCAACCTGACGCGCGTGTTCTTCCTGCAGGAGCGCCTGAAGGGGCTCGGCGCGGCCGCACCCGGGAGCGCCGGCGGCAAGCCGGCGGCGGGCGGCATCCAGCGCGTGCACGTGGTCGGCGCAGGCGTCATGGGCGGGGACATCGCCGCCTGGTCGGCGCTGAAGGGCTTCGAGGTCACCCTGCAGGACCGCGAGCAGGCCTATATCGACACGGCCATGGCGCGCGCGCAGGAGCTGTTCGCGAAGAAGGTCAAGGTCGATGCGAAGCGTCCCGAAGTGGTCGCGCGGCTGAAGTCCGACCTCGCCGGCGCGGGCGTGGCCGAGGCCGACCTGGTGATCGAGGCGATCATCGAGCAGCCACAGGCCAAGCGTTCGCTGTACGCGGGCGTGGAGCCGCAGCTCAAGGCCGGCGCGCTCCTCACCACCAACACCTCCTCGATCCCGCTCGACGACCTGCGCACCGGCCTGGCGCGCCCCGCGCAGTTCGCCGGCCTGCACTACTTCAATCCGGTGGCGCTGATGCCGCTGGTCGAGATCGTGCGCCATGACGGCATGGACCCGGACACCGAGCACCGCCTGGCGGCGTTCTGCAAGGCGATCGACAAGCTGCCGGTGCCGGTCGCGGGCACGCCCGGCTTCCTCGTCAACCGCCTGCTGTTCCCCTACATGCTCGAGGCCTCCACCGCGTACTCGGAGGGCATCCCGGGCGCGGTGATCGATCGCGCCGCGGTGAAGTTCGGCATGCCGATGGGGCCGATCGAGCTGATCGACACCGTCGGCCTGGACGTCGCGGCCGGCGTCGGCGCGGAGCTCGCGCCCTTCCTCGGCCTGCCGATCCCGGCATCGCTGTCGACGCCGCCCGAAGCGGGGCGTCGCGGCAAGAAGGACGGCCAGGGCCTCTACACGTGGGAAGACGGCAAGCCGAAGAAGCCCGAGGTGCCCAAGGACTACACGGCGCCGGCCGACCTCGAGGACCGCCTGATCCTGCCGCTGGTCAACGAAGCGGTGGCGGCGCTTCACGAGGGCGTGGTGGCCGATGGCGACCTGCTGGACGCCGGCGTGATCTTCGGCACCGGCTTCGCGCCCTTCCGCGGCGGCCCGATCCAGTACGTGCGCGAGACCGGCGTGGAAGCGGTGCTGCTGCGGCTCAAGGCGCTGCAGGCCGTGCACGGCGACCGCTTCGCGCCGCGCCCGGGCTGGGACTCCCCGGCGCTCCGGCGCTGA
- a CDS encoding DNA polymerase III subunit delta' (catalyzes the DNA-template-directed extension of the 3'-end of a DNA strand; the delta' subunit seems to interact with the gamma subunit to transfer the beta subunit on the DNA) has translation MSLDITLAPWQQRMHDHAAAAIDGGRMGHALLFCGPPMLGKRLVAERLAQRVLCLSTDPAARPCGQCRACVLYHSRSQKDPVEQRPDGSPSHPWGHPGHPDAIFVGHAWRMTPSPPRQLTVVPVDQVRELSTRLSTTPQYGSAKVAIIDPADDMNDAAANALLKTLEEPVPGRYLWLLSANPARLPATIRSRCQRLEFRLPPADEAVAWLRGQGHADAPAAEALAAARGHPGLADAWLRDGGMALRREVAGDMARLAAHTASPLEVAKAWSGDEQALQRLRHAADVARDAAAGLTDPMRIRKLATWFDSANRTRELLRSTIRADLALVDLLLAWRDAAGDTTRGVTR, from the coding sequence ATGAGCCTCGACATCACCCTGGCGCCCTGGCAGCAGCGCATGCACGACCACGCGGCCGCCGCGATCGACGGCGGCCGCATGGGCCACGCGCTGCTGTTCTGCGGCCCGCCGATGCTGGGCAAGCGCCTGGTCGCCGAACGCCTGGCGCAGCGCGTGCTGTGCCTGTCGACGGATCCCGCCGCGCGCCCCTGCGGCCAGTGCCGCGCCTGCGTGCTGTACCACTCGCGATCGCAGAAGGATCCCGTCGAGCAGCGTCCCGATGGTTCGCCCTCGCATCCCTGGGGCCACCCCGGGCACCCCGACGCGATCTTCGTCGGCCATGCCTGGCGCATGACGCCGTCGCCGCCGCGCCAGCTCACCGTCGTGCCGGTCGACCAGGTACGCGAACTGTCGACGCGCCTGTCGACCACGCCGCAGTACGGCAGCGCCAAGGTGGCGATCATCGATCCGGCCGACGACATGAACGACGCCGCCGCCAACGCGCTGCTGAAGACGCTGGAGGAGCCGGTGCCGGGCCGCTACCTGTGGCTGCTGAGCGCCAACCCCGCGCGGCTGCCGGCGACGATCCGCAGCCGCTGCCAGCGCCTCGAGTTCCGGCTGCCGCCCGCGGACGAGGCGGTCGCCTGGCTGCGCGGGCAGGGCCACGCCGATGCGCCTGCCGCCGAGGCGCTGGCCGCCGCGCGCGGCCACCCCGGCCTCGCCGATGCCTGGCTGCGCGACGGTGGCATGGCGCTGCGCCGCGAGGTGGCCGGCGACATGGCGCGGCTGGCCGCGCACACGGCCTCGCCGCTGGAGGTCGCCAAGGCCTGGAGCGGCGACGAACAGGCCTTGCAGCGCCTGCGGCATGCCGCCGACGTGGCCCGCGACGCGGCCGCCGGCTTGACCGATCCGATGCGAATCCGGAAGCTGGCGACCTGGTTCGACAGCGCCAACCGCACGCGAGAGCTGCTCCGCAGCACGATCCGCGCCGACCTCGCGCTGGTGGACCTGCTGCTCGCATGGCGCGACGCGGCGGGCGACACGACACGGGGAGTCACGCGATGA
- a CDS encoding tetratricopeptide repeat protein, producing MASPRSFAPSSLAFLLALACAGCRQAPPATVEPVVSPPEMALVGAVLLDGLGDYSFPVTSRHPAVQRWFDQGLALTYGFNHDAAERAFLRATELDPDCAMCWWGAALVLGPHVNAAMDPADNTDAWLRLQRAIALAPKAGAREQAFITALSARYAAQPPEDRRPLDEAYAAATRVMAERRPDDPDAAVLHAEALMDLQPWDYYDANLQPKGHTAEVVKRLEGVMARQPEHAGALHLYVHAVEASAHPERGAAAADRLRTLVPGSGHLVHMPAHIYARVGRWHDAVLANQRAIEADDAYLALCRGNVQGVYPLGYVPHNHHFLWFAASMEGNSALAAEAARHTAERTALPELMRQPGFAGLQHYWMTPWFARVRFGRWDEIAAGPNPAPDLPYVTAIWTWAQGVAAVRQSRMDDAGRYLAALRPLAADPAMDALTVWDRYPLTHAVRIAERSLTAEIASARGDHAAAIGALREAAAIEDAIPYDEPPGWHAPVRHSLGAVLLAAGRPAEAEAVYREELRRNPDNGWSLFGLAQSLRAQRRQDGVADVERQLAQAWRHADVRLTASRF from the coding sequence ATGGCCTCTCCGCGCAGCTTCGCCCCGTCCTCACTCGCCTTCCTGCTCGCCCTGGCCTGTGCCGGCTGCCGGCAGGCGCCTCCCGCCACCGTCGAGCCGGTGGTCTCCCCGCCTGAAATGGCCCTCGTCGGCGCGGTGCTGCTGGACGGCCTGGGCGACTACAGCTTCCCCGTCACCAGCCGGCACCCGGCGGTGCAGCGCTGGTTCGACCAGGGACTCGCGCTCACCTACGGCTTCAACCACGACGCCGCCGAGCGCGCCTTCCTCAGGGCCACCGAGCTCGATCCCGACTGCGCGATGTGCTGGTGGGGCGCGGCGCTGGTGCTGGGGCCGCACGTGAACGCCGCCATGGATCCTGCCGACAACACCGATGCCTGGCTGCGCCTGCAGCGGGCCATCGCGCTGGCCCCGAAAGCGGGTGCGCGCGAGCAGGCCTTCATCACCGCGCTGTCGGCCCGCTATGCGGCCCAGCCGCCGGAGGATCGCCGTCCGCTGGACGAAGCCTATGCCGCGGCCACCCGGGTGATGGCGGAGCGGCGGCCGGACGATCCGGACGCCGCGGTGCTCCACGCCGAAGCGCTGATGGACCTGCAGCCCTGGGACTACTACGACGCGAACCTGCAGCCCAAGGGCCATACCGCCGAAGTGGTGAAGCGGCTGGAAGGCGTGATGGCGCGCCAGCCGGAGCACGCCGGCGCGCTGCACCTGTACGTGCACGCGGTGGAGGCGTCGGCCCATCCAGAGCGCGGTGCCGCGGCCGCCGACCGGCTGCGCACGCTGGTGCCCGGCTCGGGACACCTGGTGCACATGCCGGCGCATATCTATGCGCGCGTCGGGCGCTGGCACGACGCGGTGCTCGCCAACCAGCGCGCGATCGAGGCCGACGACGCCTATCTCGCGCTCTGCCGCGGCAACGTCCAGGGCGTCTATCCGCTGGGCTACGTCCCGCACAACCACCACTTCCTCTGGTTCGCGGCGAGCATGGAGGGCAACAGCGCGCTGGCCGCCGAAGCGGCCCGGCACACCGCCGAGCGCACCGCGCTGCCGGAGCTCATGCGCCAGCCGGGTTTCGCCGGCCTGCAGCACTACTGGATGACGCCGTGGTTCGCGCGCGTGCGCTTCGGTCGCTGGGACGAGATCGCGGCCGGGCCGAACCCGGCGCCGGACCTGCCCTATGTGACCGCGATCTGGACCTGGGCCCAGGGCGTGGCCGCGGTCCGGCAGTCACGCATGGACGACGCCGGCCGCTACCTGGCGGCGCTGCGCCCGCTGGCCGCCGATCCGGCAATGGATGCGCTCACCGTCTGGGACCGCTATCCGCTCACCCACGCGGTGCGCATCGCCGAGCGCTCGCTGACCGCGGAGATCGCATCCGCGCGCGGCGACCACGCCGCGGCCATTGGCGCGCTGCGCGAGGCCGCGGCCATCGAGGACGCGATTCCCTACGACGAACCCCCGGGCTGGCACGCACCGGTGCGCCACTCGCTGGGCGCCGTGCTGCTCGCGGCGGGACGGCCGGCCGAGGCCGAGGCGGTGTACCGCGAAGAGCTGCGGCGCAATCCCGACAACGGCTGGTCACTGTTCGGGCTGGCGCAGAGCCTGCGCGCGCAGCGCCGGCAGGACGGCGTGGCGGACGTCGAACGCCAGCTCGCGCAGGCGTGGCGGCACGCGGACGTCCGCCTGACGGCGTCGCGATTCTAG